A single Crateriforma conspicua DNA region contains:
- a CDS encoding O-antigen ligase family protein: protein MFSVETSYLFFVILSLIVAAIAAWKTGRQWALGVGVAVSMSAASWFEIDIAGFPVDVLSTVSIVLLVVASAMYWRRLLWPITVMDVLVTALAVWHGVVDLQYGDPVATTAARAYAEWWLAYAAGRYAFMHRSSLSVLAPWFAGVAVVLSVAAMIECWTGINLWEAIFHVADDRVNRPQGLRFDLFHRAIATTRHPIFLGVILMLLSPWAWVTWDSALTRRRAWWGVIAFVLILLGIAATVSRGPVLGMAVAAVFFACVQWRIARIILVPVIVIAIALLVWRFDDVVTKLDESVGVESATIVEVDEDAEIYTGTRNRIFVMKIYGPIVLKGGLLGFGTDNTDQFPPNVPGLPADKRSRLRLRIVDNSFVLVGLRFGIVGLTIFTSLFVAAVVGCLRLRRAASTYLIPCGPVSVTVLAAMFVGVALELLTVYCDYDFVPVLLMHFGVVSGVQLSIREAIRNPA from the coding sequence ATGTTTTCCGTCGAAACGTCTTATCTGTTTTTCGTCATCCTCAGTCTCATCGTGGCCGCGATCGCCGCTTGGAAGACGGGCCGTCAATGGGCGTTGGGCGTCGGGGTGGCGGTGTCCATGTCGGCGGCCAGTTGGTTTGAAATCGATATCGCCGGTTTCCCGGTCGATGTGCTGTCGACGGTTTCCATTGTGTTGTTGGTCGTCGCATCGGCGATGTATTGGCGACGATTGTTGTGGCCCATCACCGTTATGGATGTCCTGGTCACGGCTTTGGCGGTGTGGCATGGGGTGGTGGATCTGCAATACGGTGATCCTGTTGCCACGACGGCCGCGCGAGCCTACGCCGAATGGTGGCTGGCCTACGCAGCTGGCCGTTACGCATTCATGCACCGGAGTTCCCTGTCTGTCTTGGCGCCCTGGTTTGCCGGGGTCGCGGTCGTGTTATCGGTTGCGGCGATGATCGAATGCTGGACCGGCATCAATTTGTGGGAAGCGATCTTTCATGTGGCCGATGATCGAGTGAATCGTCCCCAAGGGCTGCGATTCGATCTGTTCCATCGTGCCATCGCGACGACACGACACCCGATCTTTTTGGGCGTGATCTTGATGCTGTTGTCACCGTGGGCGTGGGTGACGTGGGATTCGGCGTTGACGCGGCGACGCGCATGGTGGGGCGTCATCGCTTTTGTGCTGATCTTGCTGGGCATTGCCGCCACGGTATCGCGTGGGCCGGTGTTGGGGATGGCGGTTGCCGCGGTCTTCTTTGCTTGTGTCCAGTGGCGAATCGCTCGGATCATCCTGGTGCCGGTCATCGTGATCGCAATCGCGTTGCTGGTTTGGCGGTTCGATGACGTGGTGACCAAATTGGACGAGTCCGTCGGCGTGGAGTCCGCGACGATTGTCGAAGTCGACGAGGACGCAGAGATTTATACCGGCACGCGGAACCGCATCTTTGTGATGAAGATCTACGGTCCGATCGTCTTGAAAGGCGGCTTGCTGGGGTTTGGGACGGACAACACCGACCAGTTCCCGCCGAACGTTCCCGGGTTGCCCGCGGACAAACGCAGCCGGCTGCGACTGAGGATCGTGGACAACTCTTTTGTCTTGGTGGGGCTGCGTTTCGGGATCGTGGGGCTGACGATCTTCACGTCGCTGTTCGTCGCCGCGGTCGTCGGATGCCTGCGCCTGCGGCGTGCGGCGTCGACGTATCTAATCCCCTGTGGTCCGGTCAGTGTGACCGTATTGGCGGCGATGTTCGTCGGGGTCGCATTGGAGTTATTGACCGTGTACTGCGACTATGACTTTGTGCCGGTCTTGCTGATGCATTTCGGCGTCGTCAGCGGGGTTCAGTTGTCGATCCGCGAAGCGATTCGAAACCCCGCGTGA
- a CDS encoding class I SAM-dependent DNA methyltransferase, translating into MAKKSTASKKKATESKKSFEQTLWDTADKLRGTVESSEYKHVVLSLIFLKFVSDRFEERRQAIIDDGKGDYVDMVEFYTMKNVFYLPENSRWSTIVAQAKQDDIAVRIDSALHAVEKNNPSLKGALPDNYFSRMGIDVAKLAALIDSINNINTIADSKEDVVGRVYEYFLGKFAATEGKGGGEFYTPKCVVNLIAEMIEPYSGKIYDPCCGSGGMFVQSVKFVTSHSGNQKDISIYGQEQTSTTYKLAKMNLAIRGISGNLGEVPADTFFKDQHPDLKADYIMANPPFNLKAWRAADELSDDPRWSGYDVPPTGNANYGWILHMVSKLSENGIAGFVLANGSMSTSTSGEGKIRQKLIENDLIDCMIALPGQLFYTTQIPVCLWFITKNKGERQGASRRSGSDLRARHGETLFIDARNHGTMVDRTHKELTEDDIDEIARTYHAWRGESKDGEYEDQPGFCKSSTLEDIKANDYVLTPGRYVGAAPLEDDGIPFETKMADLTATLYGQMDEAEKLDQAIRKNLEVLGYGE; encoded by the coding sequence ATGGCAAAGAAATCAACCGCATCCAAGAAGAAGGCAACTGAATCCAAAAAATCCTTCGAGCAAACCCTCTGGGACACCGCAGACAAGCTGCGTGGGACGGTTGAATCGTCCGAGTACAAGCACGTCGTCCTCTCGCTGATCTTTCTGAAGTTCGTCAGCGATCGATTTGAGGAGCGGCGGCAGGCGATCATCGATGACGGCAAGGGCGACTATGTGGACATGGTCGAGTTCTACACGATGAAGAACGTCTTCTATCTGCCAGAGAACTCGCGGTGGTCCACGATCGTGGCGCAGGCCAAACAAGACGACATCGCCGTTCGTATCGATAGCGCCCTGCATGCCGTGGAAAAGAACAACCCATCGCTCAAGGGAGCACTACCCGACAACTACTTCTCGCGGATGGGCATCGATGTTGCCAAGCTGGCGGCGTTGATTGACAGCATCAACAACATCAACACGATTGCCGATTCCAAAGAGGATGTCGTAGGCCGCGTCTACGAGTACTTCCTGGGCAAATTTGCGGCGACCGAAGGCAAAGGGGGCGGCGAGTTCTACACGCCCAAGTGCGTGGTCAACCTGATCGCGGAAATGATCGAGCCGTACAGCGGCAAGATCTACGACCCCTGCTGTGGCAGCGGCGGCATGTTTGTCCAGTCCGTCAAGTTTGTCACCAGCCATAGCGGCAACCAGAAAGACATCTCGATCTACGGGCAGGAGCAAACCAGCACGACGTACAAGCTGGCCAAAATGAATCTGGCCATTCGCGGCATCTCGGGCAATCTGGGCGAAGTCCCCGCCGACACCTTTTTCAAGGATCAGCATCCGGATCTGAAGGCGGATTACATCATGGCCAATCCGCCGTTCAACCTGAAAGCGTGGCGAGCCGCCGACGAACTGAGCGACGATCCTCGCTGGAGCGGTTACGACGTGCCGCCCACCGGCAACGCCAACTACGGCTGGATCCTACACATGGTGTCGAAGCTGTCTGAAAATGGCATCGCGGGTTTTGTGCTGGCCAACGGTTCGATGTCCACCAGCACCAGCGGCGAGGGCAAGATTCGCCAAAAGCTGATCGAAAACGATCTGATCGATTGCATGATCGCGCTGCCGGGGCAGTTGTTTTACACGACTCAGATTCCCGTTTGCCTGTGGTTCATCACCAAGAATAAAGGTGAGCGGCAAGGCGCTAGCCGCCGGTCTGGTAGCGACCTCCGCGCCCGTCACGGCGAAACGCTTTTCATCGACGCTCGAAACCACGGCACGATGGTGGACCGCACGCACAAGGAGTTGACCGAAGACGACATCGACGAGATTGCGAGGACCTATCACGCTTGGCGAGGCGAATCGAAGGACGGCGAGTACGAAGACCAACCCGGCTTTTGCAAAAGCTCGACGCTGGAGGACATCAAAGCCAACGACTACGTGCTCACGCCGGGACGTTATGTCGGCGCGGCTCCGCTGGAAGACGACGGCATTCCGTTTGAGACGAAGATGGCTGACTTGACCGCCACGCTGTACGGGCAGATGGATGAAGCGGAGAAGCTCGATCAAGCGATCAGGAAGAATCTGGAGGTGCTTGGTTATGGGGAGTAG
- a CDS encoding phosphopantothenoylcysteine decarboxylase domain-containing protein, with protein sequence MARILITSGPTRQYIDPVRYLTNASSGRMGAALASAAIGLGHDVVIISGPVQVEYPQAARVIPVRTTDEMLDAAQNEFARCDGAIGAAAPCDYMPRVVSEQKLSKTGHPIQLELVETPDVVATLGQQKRDDQWVVGFALETEDHRFRATVKLQKKHCDLIVSNGPQAIDSQENEVELLDVHGDVIADIRGSKEVVADELLRHIDQRLVVARSGA encoded by the coding sequence ATGGCTCGCATCTTGATCACGTCCGGTCCGACTCGACAATACATCGACCCGGTGCGTTATTTGACCAACGCATCCAGCGGTCGGATGGGCGCCGCGTTGGCATCTGCCGCGATCGGCCTGGGCCACGACGTTGTCATCATCAGTGGGCCCGTCCAGGTCGAATATCCGCAGGCCGCCCGGGTCATTCCGGTACGGACCACCGATGAAATGCTGGATGCCGCGCAAAACGAATTCGCCCGCTGTGACGGCGCGATCGGTGCGGCGGCCCCCTGTGATTACATGCCGCGGGTGGTCAGCGAACAAAAGCTGTCCAAAACCGGCCACCCGATTCAATTGGAACTGGTCGAAACCCCGGACGTCGTCGCGACGCTGGGCCAGCAGAAACGTGACGACCAATGGGTCGTCGGCTTTGCTTTGGAAACGGAAGACCACCGGTTTCGCGCGACGGTGAAGCTGCAGAAGAAACACTGTGACTTGATCGTCAGCAACGGCCCCCAAGCAATCGACAGCCAGGAAAACGAAGTCGAATTGCTGGACGTCCACGGCGACGTGATCGCCGACATCCGCGGCAGCAAAGAAGTCGTTGCGGATGAATTGCTGCGGCACATCGATCAGCGTCTGGTCGTCGCGCGTTCGGGTGCTTGA
- a CDS encoding TerB family tellurite resistance protein: protein MADESFIRRKRHLQNLVVMALADGQLGEREVNVVADRCIELGLSEIELHEAIRYSLSDDAALELPEDPDDREALMKDLIRVMAADGDLQESEKRLFALAAARMNLTPEDLDRLLASMPPVGDAGAPVQDSETDEGSGS from the coding sequence ATGGCCGACGAAAGTTTCATTCGGCGAAAACGCCACCTTCAAAATTTGGTCGTCATGGCCCTGGCCGATGGGCAGTTGGGCGAACGCGAAGTCAACGTGGTGGCCGACCGTTGCATCGAGCTGGGCTTAAGCGAAATCGAATTGCACGAAGCGATTCGGTACAGCCTGAGTGATGATGCGGCGTTGGAATTGCCCGAAGATCCGGACGATCGCGAAGCCTTGATGAAGGATTTGATTCGTGTGATGGCGGCCGACGGTGACTTGCAAGAAAGCGAAAAAAGGCTGTTTGCACTGGCCGCGGCACGGATGAATCTGACGCCCGAGGATTTGGATCGTCTGTTGGCATCGATGCCGCCGGTCGGTGACGCGGGGGCTCCGGTGCAAGATTCAGAAACGGACGAAGGTTCAGGATCCTGA
- a CDS encoding GTP-binding protein, giving the protein MSQPIRFVMLGGFLGAGKTTTLARLARHYQSQGKNVVIVTNDQADHLVDTHLLRNQGFDVGEVAGSCFCCNFDGLVGQMESLSQAHRPDVILAEPVGSCTDLIATIAVPMMQLLGERFEVAPYAVLLKPSHGQKILSGVGQRGFSPNAEYIFRKQLEEADVVVINRIDELDPSQRQLLETNVEKNFPERPIVAMSAKTGDGLDELIRHIEQPAPKHNLFMEVDYDMYANGEAELGWLNATTSWQHSEPIDLDQTLTAVLNDLKDQFAAADAEVAHVKAIVQTESDSAVANLVSNDSDVALSMPTGGLAATSFRMVVNARVAIAPETLESIVQRSLKQVADQTGVQLSVESIQSFRPGRPVPTHRATSS; this is encoded by the coding sequence ATGAGCCAACCGATTCGATTTGTGATGCTGGGCGGATTCCTGGGCGCCGGGAAAACGACGACGCTGGCACGACTGGCCCGCCATTATCAGTCGCAAGGCAAGAACGTCGTCATCGTCACCAACGACCAGGCGGACCACTTGGTCGACACGCACTTGTTGCGAAACCAAGGGTTCGACGTCGGCGAAGTCGCTGGTTCCTGCTTCTGCTGCAACTTCGACGGCTTGGTCGGCCAAATGGAATCGCTGTCCCAGGCTCATCGGCCCGACGTCATCTTGGCCGAACCGGTGGGATCCTGCACCGATCTGATCGCGACCATCGCCGTTCCGATGATGCAGTTGCTGGGAGAACGTTTCGAAGTCGCCCCGTACGCGGTCCTGTTGAAACCTAGCCACGGGCAAAAGATTTTGTCGGGCGTCGGCCAACGCGGTTTTTCACCCAACGCGGAATACATTTTCCGCAAACAGTTGGAAGAAGCGGACGTCGTGGTCATCAATCGCATCGACGAATTGGATCCATCGCAGCGTCAGTTGCTTGAAACGAACGTCGAAAAGAACTTCCCCGAACGGCCAATCGTCGCCATGTCCGCCAAGACCGGCGACGGACTGGATGAATTGATCCGGCACATCGAACAACCGGCGCCGAAGCACAACCTGTTCATGGAAGTCGACTATGACATGTATGCCAACGGTGAAGCGGAATTGGGTTGGCTGAACGCGACGACATCTTGGCAGCATTCCGAACCGATCGATCTGGACCAGACGCTGACGGCGGTCTTGAACGACTTGAAGGATCAGTTTGCCGCCGCAGACGCCGAGGTCGCGCACGTCAAAGCCATCGTGCAGACCGAATCGGATTCCGCCGTCGCGAACTTGGTCAGCAACGACAGCGATGTTGCCTTGTCGATGCCCACCGGCGGCTTGGCGGCCACATCGTTTCGCATGGTCGTCAACGCTCGAGTCGCCATCGCACCGGAAACGTTGGAATCCATCGTCCAGCGTTCGCTGAAACAAGTCGCCGATCAGACCGGCGTCCAGTTGAGCGTTGAATCGATCCAATCATTCCGGCCGGGCCGTCCCGTCCCGACTCACCGCGCGACGTCGTCCTAA
- a CDS encoding dihydroorotate dehydrogenase, whose translation MTNSMTPDLSVQLGRLKLGNPIMVASGTFGYAREMEKVVDLSLLGGLLPKTITAEPRMGNPPWRTVETSAGLLNAIGLDNDGVDAFIQHHLPYLRQLPTPVVVSIAGRTRDDFVSLAGRIAEQGGAAAIELNLSCPNVSGGIDFGTDADSCRKVVDQVRQNCDLPILAKLTPNVTRIADIAAAAADGGADAVCLINTVLAMAVNWRSRRPILGNGMGGLSGPAIKPIALRCVHQVRQAVDIPIIGIGGIANIDDVMQFLVTGASAVQIGTANYYDPHVSTRLVGELPEVLRAEGVDRITDLIGTLKV comes from the coding sequence ATGACGAATTCCATGACGCCCGATCTGTCAGTTCAACTGGGGCGACTGAAGCTAGGCAATCCGATCATGGTTGCTTCCGGCACGTTCGGTTATGCCCGCGAGATGGAAAAAGTCGTCGACCTGTCACTGCTGGGTGGCTTGTTGCCCAAGACGATCACCGCCGAACCAAGGATGGGCAATCCGCCCTGGCGAACGGTTGAAACGTCGGCCGGTCTGTTGAACGCGATCGGGTTGGACAATGACGGCGTGGACGCGTTCATCCAGCATCACCTGCCCTACCTGCGACAGTTGCCGACCCCCGTGGTGGTCAGCATCGCCGGCCGGACACGCGACGATTTCGTTTCGCTGGCAGGGCGGATCGCCGAACAGGGTGGTGCCGCGGCGATCGAGCTGAATTTGTCGTGTCCCAATGTTTCCGGTGGTATTGATTTCGGTACCGATGCCGACAGTTGCCGGAAAGTCGTCGACCAGGTTCGACAGAATTGTGATCTGCCGATTTTGGCCAAGCTGACGCCGAACGTGACGCGGATCGCCGACATCGCGGCGGCGGCGGCCGATGGTGGGGCCGACGCGGTTTGTCTGATCAACACCGTGCTGGCGATGGCCGTCAACTGGCGTTCACGTCGTCCCATCTTGGGCAACGGGATGGGCGGGCTGAGCGGTCCGGCCATCAAGCCGATTGCACTGCGATGCGTCCATCAAGTCCGACAAGCGGTGGACATTCCGATCATCGGGATTGGTGGCATCGCCAACATCGACGATGTAATGCAATTCTTGGTGACCGGTGCGTCGGCTGTTCAGATCGGTACGGCGAATTACTACGACCCTCACGTCTCCACACGTCTGGTCGGCGAATTGCCCGAAGTGCTGCGTGCCGAAGGTGTGGATCGCATCACCGATTTGATCGGCACACTGAAAGTTTAA
- a CDS encoding UDP-glucuronic acid decarboxylase family protein gives MLRILVTGGAGFLGSHLCERLVKDGHDVICLDNFFTSQKTNVTHLLDYPNFELIRHDITVPVFLEVDQIYNLACPAAPGHYQFNPIKTIKTSVLGSINMLGLAKRCGGRILQASTSEVYGDPEVHPQPESYRGSVSPIGIRACYDEGKRVAETLFMDYHRYNNVDVRIVRIFNTYGPRMHPFDGRVVSNFIRQALAGEPITIFGEGTQTRSFCYRDDLIEGIIRLMNCEDGFIGPANIGNQDEYTIRELAEKVIEISGSKSTLTTEPLPADDPTRRQPDITLAKKHLNWSPTTDLATGLAKTIEWFRTINLDDYRPPTPNYK, from the coding sequence ATGCTTCGAATTCTTGTCACCGGCGGCGCCGGATTCCTGGGCTCACACCTGTGCGAACGCTTGGTCAAAGACGGCCACGACGTCATTTGTCTGGACAACTTCTTTACCAGCCAAAAGACCAACGTCACACACTTGCTGGACTATCCGAATTTCGAATTGATTCGACACGACATCACGGTGCCGGTCTTTTTGGAAGTCGACCAGATCTACAACCTGGCTTGCCCCGCCGCCCCGGGCCATTACCAATTCAATCCGATCAAGACGATCAAGACCAGCGTGTTGGGCAGCATCAACATGCTGGGGCTGGCCAAGCGGTGTGGCGGCCGCATTCTGCAAGCCAGCACCAGCGAAGTTTACGGTGATCCAGAGGTCCATCCGCAACCGGAAAGCTATCGCGGCAGCGTCAGCCCGATCGGCATCCGAGCCTGTTACGACGAAGGCAAGCGTGTCGCCGAAACGTTGTTCATGGATTACCACCGCTATAACAACGTCGATGTTCGCATCGTTCGGATCTTCAACACTTATGGCCCGCGGATGCACCCGTTCGACGGACGCGTGGTGTCCAACTTCATCCGCCAAGCTTTGGCCGGTGAACCGATCACGATCTTTGGCGAAGGCACCCAGACCCGATCGTTTTGTTACCGCGATGACTTGATCGAAGGCATCATCCGATTGATGAATTGCGAGGACGGATTCATCGGCCCGGCCAACATCGGCAACCAAGACGAATACACGATCCGTGAACTGGCCGAAAAGGTGATCGAAATCAGCGGATCAAAATCCACACTGACCACCGAACCGCTGCCGGCGGACGATCCGACACGCCGCCAGCCCGACATCACGCTGGCGAAGAAGCATCTGAATTGGTCGCCGACGACCGACCTGGCCACCGGCCTGGCGAAGACGATCGAGTGGTTCCGCACGATCAATCTGGACGACTATCGGCCGCCGACGCCGAACTACAAGTAA
- the thiD gene encoding bifunctional hydroxymethylpyrimidine kinase/phosphomethylpyrimidine kinase, producing MNQPETPLGPRHPVALTIAGSDPSGGAGMQADLKTLHAFGVYGSAVVTLLTVQNTQGVEAVEMLQMDFFQSQFDCVTSDIPPDAVKTGALGTAEMIATVAAALSSLKCPIVVDPVMISKHGHAIIDDGAVDALRTQLLPVASLVTPNRFEAERLAETSIESEDDLAVAATRLHDQGVPAVLIKAQFDNHAVDFLSLRSGQSGRPETQTWTTQWIDGGNLHGTGCVLSAAITAGLASQKDLVSAIERARRFVTAGIASPYRIGRGVSAIDVLEASKKTIRC from the coding sequence ATGAACCAACCTGAAACACCACTCGGCCCACGCCATCCCGTCGCACTGACCATCGCCGGCAGCGATCCGTCGGGCGGTGCCGGGATGCAAGCCGATTTGAAAACGCTGCATGCCTTCGGCGTCTATGGTTCGGCGGTAGTGACGCTGCTGACCGTGCAAAACACGCAAGGCGTCGAAGCGGTCGAAATGCTGCAGATGGACTTTTTCCAAAGCCAATTCGACTGCGTGACCAGTGACATTCCGCCCGACGCGGTGAAGACCGGTGCTTTGGGTACGGCTGAAATGATCGCCACGGTCGCGGCGGCTTTGTCGTCACTGAAATGTCCGATCGTGGTCGACCCGGTGATGATCAGCAAACACGGCCACGCGATCATCGATGACGGCGCCGTCGACGCATTGCGAACCCAGTTGTTGCCGGTCGCGTCCCTGGTCACCCCCAATCGATTCGAAGCCGAACGACTGGCGGAAACCAGCATCGAAAGCGAAGACGATTTGGCCGTTGCCGCGACGCGGTTGCACGACCAGGGCGTTCCAGCCGTCTTGATCAAAGCCCAATTCGACAATCACGCGGTCGATTTTTTGTCGCTGCGCTCAGGCCAAAGCGGACGGCCGGAAACGCAAACCTGGACGACCCAGTGGATCGACGGCGGCAATCTGCACGGCACCGGTTGCGTGCTGTCGGCCGCGATCACCGCCGGTCTGGCGTCCCAAAAGGACTTGGTTTCGGCCATCGAACGCGCCCGACGTTTCGTCACCGCCGGCATCGCATCGCCGTATCGAATCGGCCGGGGTGTCAGCGCAATCGACGTCTTGGAAGCGTCAAAGAAGACGATCCGCTGCTAG
- a CDS encoding DUF1559 domain-containing protein — protein sequence MRNPRKAFTLVELLVVIAIIGVLVGLLLPAVQSAREAARRMSCSNNAKQLGLALHNYHSAFKQFPAHRAGTTGRKGYGISWDNMNVYSNDTHNFRRLSMLVALTPFLEQQPLWDTISNPVSVQYNGNAAPNGAYPSMGPVPWKGQYTPWRTLVSALQCPSDAGPPVTTGTTNYGACIGDCVRALGWGNPPKEIKRGLFLSATVTRFRDIVDGTANTMAMAEITNSLGDRGISGGGAYDIGGDINLSPRECLDTADPLRPKFYAPGVLLLGYSGNLGKWGDAGRGNRWCDGGGNFATFNAILPPNSPTCSRDGGDAGDGIWSAGSYHPGGCHIVMGDGSVHFVSEAVDAGDPSIPAVGQNGWNGSLAGSPSPYGIWGALGTINGREQIDMDEL from the coding sequence ATGCGAAACCCACGCAAGGCCTTCACACTCGTCGAATTGTTGGTCGTGATCGCGATTATCGGTGTCCTGGTCGGCTTGTTGCTTCCGGCGGTCCAGTCCGCTCGCGAAGCCGCACGTCGAATGTCGTGCAGCAACAACGCCAAACAACTGGGCTTGGCGCTGCACAACTATCACAGTGCGTTCAAGCAATTTCCCGCCCACCGCGCCGGTACGACCGGCCGCAAGGGTTACGGAATCAGCTGGGACAACATGAACGTGTACAGCAATGACACGCACAATTTCCGGCGTCTCAGCATGCTGGTTGCCCTGACGCCGTTCTTGGAACAACAACCCTTGTGGGACACGATCAGCAATCCCGTCTCGGTGCAGTACAACGGCAACGCGGCACCCAATGGGGCTTATCCGTCGATGGGCCCCGTTCCCTGGAAAGGGCAATACACGCCTTGGCGGACGCTGGTTTCGGCGCTGCAGTGCCCCAGCGACGCGGGGCCGCCGGTGACCACCGGGACGACCAACTATGGTGCCTGCATCGGCGATTGCGTGCGAGCGTTGGGATGGGGAAACCCGCCCAAGGAAATCAAACGTGGGTTGTTCCTGAGCGCCACGGTCACGCGATTCCGTGACATCGTCGACGGAACCGCCAACACGATGGCCATGGCGGAGATCACCAACAGCCTGGGCGACCGTGGGATCAGTGGTGGCGGCGCCTATGACATCGGCGGCGACATTAACTTGAGCCCGCGAGAGTGCCTGGATACGGCCGATCCGCTGCGTCCGAAGTTCTACGCACCCGGCGTGTTGCTGTTGGGCTACAGCGGCAACCTTGGCAAATGGGGCGACGCCGGTCGCGGCAATCGATGGTGTGACGGCGGCGGCAACTTTGCCACGTTCAACGCCATCTTGCCGCCCAACAGCCCCACCTGTTCCCGCGACGGCGGCGATGCCGGCGATGGGATCTGGAGTGCCGGCAGCTATCACCCCGGTGGTTGCCACATCGTGATGGGCGACGGATCGGTGCATTTCGTCAGCGAAGCGGTCGATGCCGGTGATCCCTCGATTCCCGCCGTCGGGCAGAATGGCTGGAACGGTTCGCTGGCCGGCAGCCCCAGTCCCTACGGCATTTGGGGAGCATTAGGGACGATCAACGGTCGCGAACAGATCGATATGGATGAACTGTAG
- a CDS encoding restriction endonuclease subunit S has protein sequence MYPGKNTAEGVPLVKVSDVKNGRVLGEPDFLISAKKDDEYRRTRLSGNELLITLVGNPGDCALVSEEMADWNVARAIAVVRLENPELRRWVRLALLSHPAQQFMNSRFNTTVQRTLNLKDIREVVVPIPPDNVREGITELASIIDDKIDLNRRMNETLESMARALFKSWFVDFDPVIDNALAAGHSIPEPLAARAETRRALGPARKPLPENIRSLFPATFAFDEEMGWIPEGWDVKPLEDSMEAIIDYRGKTPKKTTSGVPLITAKIVKGGRILPPQEYIAIEDYDTWMRRGIPERDDVVMTTEAPLGEVAQLDGRKVALAQRIITLRGEPTLLHNSYLRFLLQSPQFQHDLRGHATGTTVIGIKQSQLRTIQLLLPSVELQNAFGDSVVPLTNRISENWQSTAVLSKLRDTLLPKLLSGELRIPEAEKLVAESV, from the coding sequence ATGTACCCCGGCAAAAACACCGCGGAGGGAGTTCCGCTTGTCAAAGTCTCAGATGTCAAGAATGGGCGAGTGCTTGGTGAGCCAGATTTCTTGATTAGTGCTAAAAAAGACGACGAGTACAGGCGAACTCGATTATCCGGTAACGAGCTACTCATCACACTCGTTGGCAATCCCGGCGATTGTGCTTTAGTCTCAGAGGAAATGGCGGATTGGAACGTCGCGCGAGCCATCGCAGTTGTACGCCTCGAAAACCCGGAACTTCGCCGATGGGTGCGGCTTGCACTGCTGAGCCACCCAGCTCAGCAATTCATGAACTCACGTTTCAATACAACGGTTCAGCGAACTCTAAATCTGAAGGACATTCGTGAGGTAGTTGTTCCTATTCCTCCGGACAATGTCCGCGAAGGAATTACGGAACTGGCATCCATAATCGATGACAAGATCGATTTGAATCGTCGGATGAATGAGACGCTGGAGTCGATGGCGCGGGCGTTGTTCAAGAGTTGGTTTGTGGATTTTGATCCGGTGATCGACAATGCCTTGGCCGCTGGCCATTCCATCCCCGAGCCACTGGCCGCCCGAGCCGAAACCCGCCGCGCCCTCGGCCCCGCCCGAAAGCCACTCCCAGAGAACATCCGCAGCCTCTTCCCCGCCACCTTCGCCTTCGATGAAGAAATGGGCTGGATCCCTGAGGGATGGGACGTGAAACCACTCGAAGATTCAATGGAAGCAATCATCGATTACAGAGGCAAAACGCCGAAGAAAACAACGAGTGGGGTTCCACTAATTACGGCTAAGATCGTTAAGGGCGGAAGAATACTGCCTCCGCAAGAATACATTGCTATCGAAGATTACGACACTTGGATGCGGCGTGGGATTCCAGAGCGTGATGATGTCGTAATGACAACGGAGGCACCTTTAGGTGAGGTTGCGCAATTGGATGGACGTAAAGTTGCATTAGCACAGCGAATCATAACTTTGCGGGGGGAACCGACCTTGCTCCACAATTCCTACCTCAGATTCCTTTTGCAGTCTCCGCAATTTCAGCATGACCTTCGCGGCCATGCTACGGGTACGACGGTGATCGGAATCAAGCAGAGTCAGCTACGAACAATTCAACTCCTTCTTCCATCTGTGGAATTGCAAAACGCTTTCGGCGACTCGGTAGTGCCATTAACCAACAGGATTAGTGAGAACTGGCAGAGTACCGCGGTGTTATCCAAACTTCGCGACACACTCCTCCCCAAACTCCTCTCAGGCGAACTTCGCATTCCTGAGGCTGAAAAACTGGTGGCGGAGAGCGTATGA